The proteins below are encoded in one region of Ursus arctos isolate Adak ecotype North America unplaced genomic scaffold, UrsArc2.0 scaffold_24, whole genome shotgun sequence:
- the LOC130544755 gene encoding 40S ribosomal protein S19-like, with protein sequence MPALKPPLAGVTVKDMKQHGFIRAPVAFLKKFGKLKFPKWVDTVKLSIKSLFSVIRTGSRMTHFHRAVPVSLRHQVGALTKICGGHQRNSITPSHFSQGSKNVAHRVLQVLEGLKVTDKDQDRDHKLTPWGQRGLDRISGQMATTNKKH encoded by the exons ATGCCAG CACTGAAGCCACCCCTGGCTGGAGTTACAGTAAAAGACATGAAACAGCATGGGTTCATCAGAGCTCCAGTAGCTTTCCTCAAAAAGTTTGGGAAGCTGAAATTTCCTAAATGGGTGGACACTGTCAAGCTGAGCATAAAGAGCTTGTTCTCTGTGATAAGAACCGGTTCTAGGATGACTCACTTCCACAGAGCAGTGCCTGTATCTCTCAGGCACCAGGTTGGCGCCTTGACCAAGATCTGTGGGGGACATCAGAGAAATAGTATCACACCCAGCCACTTCAGTCAAGGCTCCAAGAATGTGGCCCACAGGGTCCTCCAAGTCCTGGAGGGGCTGAAAGTTACAGACAAGGACCAAGACAGGGACCACAAACTGACACCTTGGGGACAGAGAGGTCTGGACAGAATCTCTGGACAGATGGCAACCACCAACAAGAAGCATTAG